From Citricoccus sp. SGAir0253, a single genomic window includes:
- a CDS encoding 3-hydroxyacyl-CoA dehydrogenase family protein, translating into MSGTTGTTGTTATTGTAGTIEHVLVVGAGAMGRQIAMTAALAGCRTTVQDISADMLGAARAELEAWAEGRVAKGRLDRDAADGALGRLAWSPDLPRAAATADLVIEAATERLPVKTEIFTALGRHAPARAILVTNSSTLGSSKVADVTGRPEKVCNLHFFNPALVMECVEVVRHERTSEDTVETVMAFARRLGKRPVLLSREVPGFIANRLMGAVQREALALAEAGVASLEDIDTAARTALGHPLGPFELMDLVGLDVVAFIAEAIHAETGDEADRPDPAVAALVARGRLGRKSGAGFYDYAGSS; encoded by the coding sequence ATGAGCGGGACGACCGGGACGACCGGCACCACCGCGACGACCGGAACGGCCGGGACGATCGAGCACGTCCTCGTGGTGGGCGCCGGGGCCATGGGCCGCCAGATCGCCATGACCGCGGCCCTGGCCGGGTGCCGCACCACGGTCCAGGACATCTCCGCGGACATGCTCGGGGCGGCCCGCGCCGAGCTGGAGGCCTGGGCCGAGGGGCGGGTGGCCAAGGGCCGGCTGGACCGGGACGCCGCGGACGGGGCCCTGGGCCGGCTGGCGTGGAGCCCCGACCTGCCGCGGGCCGCGGCCACGGCGGACCTCGTCATCGAGGCCGCCACCGAGCGGCTGCCGGTGAAGACGGAGATCTTCACCGCCCTCGGCCGGCACGCCCCGGCGCGCGCGATCCTGGTGACCAACTCCTCCACCCTGGGCTCCTCCAAGGTCGCCGACGTCACCGGGCGGCCGGAGAAGGTGTGCAACCTGCACTTCTTCAACCCGGCCCTGGTGATGGAGTGCGTGGAGGTCGTCCGCCATGAGCGCACCTCGGAGGACACCGTGGAGACGGTCATGGCGTTCGCCCGGCGGCTGGGCAAGCGCCCCGTCCTGCTCTCCCGCGAGGTCCCCGGCTTCATCGCCAACCGGCTCATGGGCGCCGTCCAGCGCGAGGCCCTGGCCCTGGCGGAGGCGGGGGTCGCCAGCCTGGAGGACATCGACACCGCCGCGCGCACGGCCCTGGGCCACCCGCTGGGCCCGTTCGAACTCATGGACCTGGTCGGCCTGGACGTCGTCGCCTTCATCGCCGAGGCCATCCACGCGGAGACCGGGGACGAGGCCGACCGGCCGGATCCCGCCGTCGCCGCGCTGGTCGCCCGGGGCCGGCTGGGGCGCAAGAGCGGGGCCGGGTTCTACGACTACGCCGGGAGCTCCTGA